One genomic window of Corynebacterium pseudotuberculosis includes the following:
- a CDS encoding 3-isopropylmalate dehydrogenase, with translation MKLAVIGGDGIGPEVTAEALKVLQAVRDDIHVTNFDLGARRYLRTGELLTQTDLDQLREHDAILLGAIGAPGEVPSGVLERGLLLKMRFELDHHVNLRPSKLYPKSISPLSNPGDIDFVVVREGTEGLYCGNGGVLRRGTEYEVASEVSQNTRYGVARVVRDAFRRAQERRKHLTLVHKTNVLVNAGGLWQRTVDEVSKEFPEVQVDYNHIDAATIYMVTEPSRYDVIVTDNLFGDILTDLAGAVSGGIGLAASANIDTSGINPSMFEPVHGSAPDIAGQGIADPTAAILSAGMLLRHLGDEENASRIDNAVAMDISARVGVKMVTSEVGNRIAASLRK, from the coding sequence ATGAAATTAGCGGTTATTGGTGGCGATGGAATCGGCCCTGAGGTGACAGCGGAAGCACTTAAAGTACTTCAAGCGGTGCGCGATGACATCCATGTGACCAACTTTGATCTAGGCGCGCGTCGATATCTGCGTACTGGAGAACTCCTCACCCAAACAGACCTTGATCAATTAAGAGAACATGACGCAATCCTGCTGGGAGCGATTGGCGCGCCGGGAGAAGTTCCCTCAGGGGTTTTGGAACGCGGCCTTTTGCTTAAAATGCGTTTTGAGCTAGATCATCACGTTAATCTGCGTCCTTCAAAGTTGTATCCAAAGTCTATCTCTCCCTTGTCTAATCCGGGTGACATTGATTTTGTCGTGGTTAGAGAGGGGACAGAGGGCCTGTACTGCGGTAATGGTGGCGTACTACGAAGAGGCACTGAGTATGAGGTTGCATCCGAGGTGTCACAGAACACCCGTTATGGCGTAGCTCGAGTGGTCCGTGATGCCTTCCGGAGGGCTCAGGAGCGCAGAAAACATCTGACACTGGTGCACAAGACTAACGTTCTGGTTAACGCGGGAGGTTTATGGCAGCGCACTGTGGATGAGGTTTCTAAGGAATTTCCAGAGGTGCAGGTCGATTACAACCATATTGATGCTGCCACAATTTATATGGTTACCGAACCGTCGCGTTATGACGTCATTGTGACGGACAACTTGTTCGGAGATATCCTTACCGATCTTGCAGGTGCTGTGTCCGGCGGGATTGGCCTTGCGGCTTCCGCAAATATAGATACAAGCGGTATTAATCCGTCGATGTTTGAGCCCGTTCATGGTTCTGCCCCGGATATCGCCGGTCAAGGTATCGCTGATCCTACGGCAGCAATCCTTTCAGCAGGAATGCTCTTGCGTCATCTTGGTGATGAGGAAAACGCCTCTCGTATCGATAATGCTGTTGCCATGGATATTTCTGCGCGCGTTGGTGTAAAAATGGTGACTTCAGAAGTGGGGAACCGCATTGCGGCGTCACTTCGTAAATAA
- a CDS encoding exonuclease domain-containing protein, producing MAVDMETTALLPTKGKILSIGWVPIEDGRVQLADAGHVFIRSENLEHDSVGNSAALHNITDTMLAEGESEHSAMEMLLSSLRGRVLLAHFAPIELRFGDAACRRHFGAPLRVPYVDTMELERRHMERMGTYPRGEDLRLARVRKRYGLPHYRSHNALTDALACAELYLALNA from the coding sequence TTGGCAGTGGATATGGAAACGACTGCACTTCTTCCTACTAAAGGAAAAATCCTTTCCATTGGTTGGGTGCCTATAGAAGATGGAAGGGTACAACTTGCGGACGCTGGTCATGTATTTATCAGGTCGGAAAACCTAGAACACGATTCGGTGGGTAATTCTGCAGCTCTGCACAACATTACGGACACTATGTTGGCAGAAGGAGAAAGCGAACATAGTGCGATGGAGATGCTTTTATCTTCTCTTCGTGGACGCGTGCTTCTTGCTCATTTTGCGCCTATTGAATTGCGCTTTGGCGATGCTGCTTGTCGTCGACATTTTGGCGCGCCACTGCGGGTGCCGTACGTGGACACTATGGAATTAGAACGTAGGCACATGGAGCGTATGGGCACGTATCCTAGAGGAGAAGACCTAAGGCTCGCGCGAGTACGGAAGAGATATGGATTACCTCATTATCGTAGTCATAATGCGCTTACAGACGCTTTGGCGTGCGCAGAACTTTATCTAGCCCTGAATGCATAG
- a CDS encoding putative nucleotidyltransferase substrate binding domain-containing protein — translation MTVELDEVQDFLAANAPYAQLPARLRLLLTRSAEMRYYKRGSLILSCGEPNDSCWVIRSGAVDITDENGVLLDRREAGRSFGYSTILGENRNRYSMIAVEDSLLITIARDDFLAVAEADSSFTRFFSSQSTRMRAAAEQVRNNDGSQSLRAQLGDFMTSQPATLHPAESIQSAARTMRDKNVSSLVIATDESICGIVTDRDLRSKVVADDLDVKIPVSTIMTPQPITADTTTPAFEAMMVMAEHGIHHLPVCDAAQPNKPLVGIVSSPDLMRLLRNDPIYITADISRRTSTEELAEVFVRSKEVAVRFVERSARPEEVSALLSHSADAVARRLLVLAEEELGPPPVPYAFVVVGSQGRKELGFASDQDNALILSNEFDGETHGEYFKSLAGRVCHGLALAGQVLCPGNIMASNSQWRLTEKEWTSIFTSWITAPEPEALMFAQTFFDMRLVYGDASLYSSVRDSSLEQARYARRFHAHLAMVASRREPPLGFFRGFVVERGGEYAHTLNIKKGGIHAIVQMARLYALTCGTDALHTRQRLQAAAGLGVVSEKGAHDLLDAFDVLNTIAFDYQSTDLRVGKAPSYHVDPEQLGKMDREHLRDAFHIIKGMQQALSTKYPTRSMWCGGEIVQPATRKGY, via the coding sequence ATGACCGTCGAACTAGATGAGGTGCAAGACTTTCTGGCGGCAAATGCACCTTATGCCCAGCTACCTGCGCGGTTGCGTTTATTGCTTACGCGCTCTGCCGAGATGCGCTATTACAAACGTGGTTCGCTTATCTTAAGCTGCGGAGAACCCAATGATTCCTGCTGGGTGATCCGAAGCGGGGCAGTAGATATAACCGATGAAAACGGGGTTCTCCTGGATAGGAGGGAAGCTGGTCGTTCCTTTGGCTACTCAACGATTCTCGGAGAAAACCGTAATCGCTATTCGATGATCGCGGTGGAAGATTCCCTTCTGATCACTATTGCCCGCGATGATTTCCTTGCTGTCGCTGAGGCTGATTCCAGCTTCACGCGTTTCTTTTCTAGCCAATCGACGCGAATGCGTGCAGCGGCTGAACAGGTGCGCAATAATGATGGTTCGCAATCGCTGCGGGCTCAACTGGGAGATTTTATGACCTCCCAACCTGCCACGCTGCATCCGGCTGAATCTATTCAATCTGCGGCACGTACTATGCGAGATAAAAATGTATCTTCCTTAGTTATTGCTACGGATGAAAGCATCTGTGGAATCGTGACTGACCGAGACTTACGCAGCAAAGTTGTCGCGGATGATCTTGATGTAAAAATTCCGGTGTCAACGATCATGACCCCGCAGCCCATAACTGCGGACACAACAACGCCTGCGTTTGAAGCAATGATGGTTATGGCGGAACATGGGATTCATCATCTCCCCGTATGTGATGCTGCGCAGCCGAATAAACCCCTGGTGGGTATCGTCAGTTCTCCCGATCTTATGAGGCTGTTGCGTAATGACCCCATTTACATCACTGCGGACATCTCCAGGCGCACCTCTACGGAAGAACTAGCGGAAGTCTTTGTTCGTAGTAAAGAGGTTGCAGTACGGTTTGTTGAACGTTCGGCGCGTCCGGAAGAAGTCTCAGCGTTGCTTTCGCATTCGGCAGATGCGGTGGCGCGTCGATTGTTAGTGCTTGCGGAAGAAGAACTTGGTCCGCCTCCAGTTCCTTATGCGTTTGTTGTGGTTGGCTCTCAAGGGCGCAAGGAATTGGGCTTTGCCTCAGATCAAGATAATGCTCTTATTCTCTCCAATGAGTTTGATGGGGAAACGCACGGAGAGTATTTCAAGAGCCTTGCTGGCCGGGTGTGTCACGGCCTTGCCTTAGCGGGTCAGGTGCTTTGCCCCGGGAATATAATGGCATCTAATTCACAGTGGCGACTCACCGAAAAAGAATGGACATCTATTTTTACCTCGTGGATCACCGCTCCTGAGCCGGAGGCTCTCATGTTTGCGCAGACGTTCTTTGACATGAGACTCGTGTACGGTGACGCATCCTTGTACTCCAGCGTCCGGGACAGCTCTCTGGAGCAGGCACGTTATGCGAGGCGTTTTCACGCGCACCTTGCAATGGTTGCTTCACGACGAGAGCCACCACTTGGATTTTTCCGCGGTTTTGTAGTTGAACGCGGTGGCGAATATGCCCATACTTTGAATATTAAAAAGGGAGGAATTCACGCAATTGTTCAGATGGCACGTTTATATGCGTTGACATGTGGGACAGACGCGTTGCACACCCGCCAACGGCTTCAGGCTGCTGCTGGGCTCGGTGTAGTTTCTGAAAAAGGGGCGCATGACCTCCTGGATGCCTTTGACGTGCTTAACACCATTGCGTTTGATTATCAGTCAACAGATCTTCGCGTGGGTAAGGCACCGAGTTATCATGTGGATCCGGAGCAACTGGGAAAGATGGATCGTGAGCATCTGCGCGATGCCTTTCACATAATCAAGGGGATGCAGCAAGCACTAAGCACTAAATATCCCACCCGGAGCATGTGGTGTGGTGGGGAAATAGTTCAACCCGCAACGCGCAAGGGGTATTAG
- the serA gene encoding phosphoglycerate dehydrogenase: MSQNGRPVVLIADKLAQSTVDALGDSVEVRWVDGPNREELLAAVTDADALLVRSATTVDKEVFDAAAKLKIVGRAGVGLDNVDIAAATERGVMVVNAPTSNIHSACEHAISLLLATARQIPAADASLRGQEWKRSSFTGVEIYGKTIGIVGFGHIGQLFAHRLAAFETTIIAYDPYANPARAAQLGVELVDLEELMGRADFVTIHLPKTPETQGMFDAELLAKSKPGQIIVNAARGGLVNEQALADAIMSGHIRGAGFDVFATEPCTDSPLFALPQVVVTPHLGASTVEAQDRAGTDVAESVLKALAGEFVPDAVNVSGGRVGEEVSLWLDLARKLGLVAGKLLDKAAVSLEVEARGELSTEDVDALGLSALRGLFSAVIEEPVTFVNAPRIAEERGVKLDVTTASESLTHRSVLEVRAIGTDGEAVSVIGALTGLDHVEKIVRINKRGLDLRAHGFNVFFQYTDTPGVLGKVGTAFGAAGFNIDAAAMSQNSDGTGSTLVLRIDKPAAESLVETIAESIEAESFAVDFDA; this comes from the coding sequence GTGAGCCAGAATGGCCGACCTGTCGTTCTAATTGCAGACAAACTTGCACAGTCCACTGTTGATGCTCTGGGTGATTCAGTTGAAGTCCGATGGGTCGATGGGCCCAACAGGGAAGAATTACTTGCGGCGGTGACCGATGCAGACGCACTGCTGGTGCGCTCGGCAACCACTGTGGATAAAGAAGTCTTTGATGCCGCAGCAAAGCTTAAGATCGTCGGCCGCGCGGGCGTTGGATTGGACAACGTAGACATCGCAGCCGCTACTGAACGTGGGGTCATGGTTGTTAACGCTCCTACCTCAAACATTCACTCTGCGTGTGAGCACGCTATTTCCCTTTTGCTCGCTACTGCCAGGCAAATACCTGCTGCCGATGCATCTCTTCGAGGACAAGAATGGAAGCGATCCTCCTTTACCGGGGTGGAAATTTACGGGAAAACCATAGGAATTGTTGGATTTGGTCACATCGGTCAGCTTTTTGCCCACCGACTCGCAGCCTTTGAAACCACGATTATCGCTTATGACCCTTACGCAAACCCCGCTCGAGCCGCTCAGCTCGGCGTGGAATTGGTTGACCTAGAAGAACTGATGGGGCGTGCGGACTTTGTTACAATCCATCTTCCTAAAACTCCGGAAACCCAAGGGATGTTTGACGCGGAGCTATTGGCTAAATCCAAGCCGGGTCAAATCATTGTCAATGCGGCCCGTGGCGGCCTGGTCAATGAGCAGGCGCTTGCCGACGCCATCATGTCGGGGCACATCCGTGGCGCAGGCTTTGATGTGTTTGCTACTGAGCCGTGTACAGACTCGCCATTATTTGCGCTGCCGCAGGTCGTGGTCACCCCGCATCTGGGGGCCTCGACCGTGGAAGCGCAAGATCGTGCGGGGACAGATGTAGCAGAATCGGTGCTAAAAGCACTGGCCGGTGAGTTTGTTCCGGATGCGGTGAACGTGTCCGGCGGACGCGTCGGTGAAGAAGTCTCGCTATGGCTAGACCTGGCTAGGAAGCTGGGGCTCGTTGCTGGCAAACTTCTGGATAAAGCCGCTGTTTCTCTGGAAGTTGAGGCCCGTGGTGAGCTTTCCACAGAAGACGTTGACGCACTGGGACTATCTGCCCTGCGTGGTTTGTTCTCTGCGGTAATAGAAGAACCTGTCACTTTTGTGAATGCTCCGAGAATTGCTGAAGAGCGGGGAGTAAAACTCGATGTAACTACAGCCAGTGAATCTCTTACGCACCGTTCTGTTCTTGAAGTAAGGGCTATCGGCACAGATGGTGAAGCGGTATCTGTGATCGGAGCCCTCACTGGCCTTGATCATGTGGAGAAGATCGTGCGGATTAACAAACGTGGACTAGATCTGCGGGCACATGGTTTCAACGTCTTCTTTCAATACACTGATACCCCTGGTGTTCTGGGGAAAGTTGGAACTGCCTTCGGCGCAGCTGGCTTTAATATCGACGCTGCCGCAATGTCTCAAAACTCTGATGGAACGGGCTCAACGCTTGTGCTTCGCATAGATAAGCCTGCCGCGGAATCATTAGTGGAAACAATTGCGGAGTCAATTGAGGCAGAATCTTTTGCCGTAGATTTTGACGCTTAA